In a single window of the Magnetofaba australis IT-1 genome:
- a CDS encoding methyl-accepting chemotaxis protein, with amino-acid sequence MRNLTVRLQLLLAFFALIGLMLIISVTAFVGLSALNDDTRLGYETHLPSLDFLIEADRDFQQMLVAERTLVTLTQADEGFAGQMDDLVANRGQVVKRMGKYRALITTEAERKLFAEYDVALKAWESVSDRIIAGLKSADPAERDAARSLSLGEGGALFEGVRDVMDKLQETLLGNTEATLEHTREHYSEARWGIALATLAALIIGIVLAIRLSSAIIKTLGNEPKHLARIAQQVASGDLALPPQSAQSIPGSVCRAMVDMTGQLRGMIESIQNLAGQTGATAKQLSQISQDMDGQMAQMRDNSSAVGQSAQAVNAGNRANVESVEQSAQNLSAIASAMQQINANMTTISAASEQVGGNLNTVAAAVEEASASMDQVSQASQRSQENAQGMAHAIVDLNQAIDEVQQRCDQANDSAKQASANARESVGKVKQLTEMTNEINKVVGIINNIAEQTNMLALNASIESAGAGEAGKGFAVVANEVKELAKQTSESVNLISETVDKIQREANAVSRDSMDVSTTIDGVNQVIGDIVEFVDTFKHTLHEVSTTVTATVKESEEMHRQLRESTQAITEIAGNVSEVSAAIGEVNRNVSDISVGVDHISRQVDDAEAGGQQVKQRTADSVEQFSRITALMEKMESSVQVVTGLGQQVQQSVASLNQVSHSLEEQMARFRM; translated from the coding sequence ATGCGCAATCTCACCGTGCGTCTGCAGTTGCTGCTGGCGTTTTTCGCCTTAATCGGTCTGATGCTCATCATCAGTGTCACAGCCTTTGTTGGCCTTTCAGCACTCAATGATGACACCCGTTTGGGCTATGAGACCCATCTGCCCAGTTTGGACTTTTTGATTGAGGCCGACCGCGACTTCCAGCAGATGCTGGTGGCCGAGCGCACGTTGGTGACGCTGACCCAAGCGGATGAAGGATTTGCCGGGCAGATGGATGATCTGGTGGCCAATCGTGGTCAAGTGGTCAAGCGTATGGGCAAATACCGGGCGCTGATAACCACCGAGGCGGAGCGCAAACTGTTTGCAGAGTACGACGTGGCGCTGAAAGCTTGGGAGTCCGTTTCCGACCGCATCATCGCGGGGTTGAAAAGCGCCGATCCCGCCGAGCGTGATGCGGCCCGCAGCCTGTCATTGGGGGAGGGCGGCGCGCTGTTTGAAGGGGTGCGCGACGTGATGGACAAGCTGCAGGAGACCCTGTTGGGCAACACCGAGGCCACTCTGGAGCACACCCGGGAGCACTACAGTGAGGCGCGATGGGGAATCGCTTTGGCGACCTTGGCGGCACTGATCATTGGGATCGTGTTGGCCATACGTTTGAGCTCCGCCATCATCAAAACTCTGGGCAATGAGCCCAAACATTTGGCGCGCATCGCCCAGCAGGTGGCGTCGGGGGATCTGGCGCTGCCGCCGCAAAGCGCGCAATCGATTCCCGGCAGCGTCTGCCGCGCCATGGTGGATATGACCGGCCAGTTGCGCGGCATGATCGAGTCGATCCAAAATTTGGCGGGCCAGACCGGCGCCACCGCCAAGCAGTTGAGTCAGATCAGCCAGGATATGGATGGCCAAATGGCGCAAATGCGTGACAATAGCAGCGCCGTCGGCCAGTCGGCCCAAGCGGTCAATGCGGGCAATCGCGCCAATGTCGAGTCGGTGGAGCAGAGCGCGCAAAACTTAAGCGCCATCGCCAGCGCCATGCAGCAGATCAACGCCAACATGACCACCATCTCCGCCGCGTCGGAACAGGTGGGGGGCAATCTCAACACCGTGGCCGCTGCGGTGGAAGAGGCCTCCGCCAGCATGGATCAAGTCTCCCAGGCGTCGCAGCGCAGCCAGGAGAACGCCCAGGGCATGGCCCACGCCATCGTCGATCTCAATCAGGCCATCGACGAGGTGCAGCAGCGTTGTGATCAAGCCAACGACAGCGCCAAGCAGGCCAGCGCCAACGCCCGCGAGAGCGTGGGCAAGGTCAAGCAACTCACCGAAATGACCAATGAGATCAACAAGGTGGTCGGCATCATCAACAATATCGCCGAGCAGACCAACATGTTGGCGCTCAACGCCTCCATCGAATCCGCTGGCGCGGGCGAAGCGGGCAAGGGCTTTGCCGTGGTCGCCAATGAGGTCAAGGAGCTGGCCAAACAGACCAGCGAATCGGTGAACCTGATCAGCGAGACCGTGGATAAGATTCAACGGGAGGCCAACGCCGTCTCACGGGACAGTATGGACGTCTCCACCACCATCGACGGCGTCAATCAGGTCATCGGCGATATCGTGGAGTTTGTGGACACCTTCAAACACACCCTGCACGAAGTCTCCACCACCGTCACCGCCACGGTGAAGGAGTCGGAAGAGATGCATCGGCAGTTGCGTGAGTCCACTCAGGCGATTACGGAGATTGCAGGGAATGTGAGCGAAGTCTCCGCCGCCATTGGCGAGGTCAATCGCAACGTCTCCGACATCTCGGTGGGGGTGGACCACATCTCCCGCCAGGTGGATGACGCCGAAGCGGGCGGTCAGCAGGTCAAGCAGCGCACCGCCGACTCCGTGGAGCAGTTCTCCCGCATCACCGCGTTGATGGAGAAGATGGAGAGTTCCGTGCAGGTGGTGACGGGATTGGGGCAACAGGTGCAGCAGAGCGTCGCCAGCCTCAATCAGGTCAGTCACTCCCTCGAAGAGCAGATGGCGCGCTTCCGCATGTGA
- the atpC gene encoding ATP synthase F1 subunit epsilon, producing the protein MVGVSVELELITPEKVIYSEDVQIVTVPGSEGYFGVIPGHVPMITTLKSGVVRVGQDDDSVYIAVSKGFAEVRPDRVTLLIDKATLGTEVDLDEAEIALSEAEKRMNDSACEGYEHADACDRAAFHQAQIAAAAKRYS; encoded by the coding sequence ATGGTCGGCGTTTCCGTGGAGCTGGAGTTGATCACCCCCGAAAAGGTGATCTACTCCGAAGATGTGCAGATTGTGACCGTGCCCGGCAGTGAGGGCTACTTTGGCGTGATCCCCGGCCACGTGCCCATGATCACCACCCTCAAGAGCGGTGTGGTGCGCGTGGGCCAGGACGATGATTCGGTGTACATCGCCGTCTCCAAGGGCTTCGCCGAGGTGCGTCCCGATCGCGTGACCCTGCTCATCGACAAGGCCACCCTGGGAACCGAGGTGGATCTGGACGAAGCGGAGATCGCGCTGTCCGAAGCAGAAAAGCGCATGAACGACAGCGCTTGCGAAGGCTATGAGCATGCCGACGCCTGTGATCGCGCCGCCTTCCATCAGGCGCAGATCGCCGCCGCCGCCAAGCGTTACAGCTAA
- the rlmJ gene encoding 23S rRNA (adenine(2030)-N(6))-methyltransferase RlmJ, which produces MALPPNSAYDPAACREPPGVPARAARPMLSYQHAYHAGSPADVHKHAMLAEILTLLTQKDRPISYLESHAGRGLYDLSGPEASKTGEAAAGIVAMTAAGRIPAEHPYARALSAISQRHGSHAYPGSPLIARTLLRATDTLHLMELHPGEHSALLRHLRAAGVAIHRRDGLQGAMALIPPTPRRGLLMIDPPYEESFEFRRVADVVVRARRKWPEGVVMVWYPILNNGTHEELMERLNLPEAEPEALVSEVIFPVPEGRRMIGSGVAVLKPPYGLPERVMAIAKWFERA; this is translated from the coding sequence ATGGCGCTCCCACCCAATAGCGCGTATGATCCCGCCGCTTGCCGGGAGCCTCCCGGCGTTCCAGCCCGAGCGGCGCGCCCGATGCTCTCCTACCAGCACGCTTATCACGCGGGTTCTCCCGCCGATGTTCACAAACACGCCATGCTGGCGGAAATTCTCACACTGCTCACACAAAAAGATCGCCCCATCAGCTACTTGGAGAGCCACGCCGGACGCGGCCTGTATGACCTCTCCGGCCCCGAGGCGAGCAAGACCGGCGAGGCGGCGGCGGGCATTGTGGCCATGACCGCAGCGGGGCGGATTCCCGCTGAACACCCTTACGCCCGCGCACTGTCGGCCATCTCTCAGCGTCACGGCTCCCACGCCTATCCCGGCTCGCCGCTCATCGCCCGCACGCTGCTGCGGGCGACGGACACGCTGCACCTGATGGAATTACATCCCGGCGAGCATAGCGCCCTACTGCGCCATCTGCGCGCAGCGGGCGTGGCGATTCACCGTCGCGACGGCCTGCAAGGGGCAATGGCGCTGATTCCGCCCACTCCCCGCCGGGGGCTGTTGATGATCGACCCGCCCTATGAAGAGAGCTTTGAATTCCGCCGCGTGGCCGATGTGGTTGTGCGGGCGCGGCGCAAGTGGCCCGAAGGGGTGGTGATGGTGTGGTATCCCATTTTGAACAATGGAACCCATGAGGAGCTGATGGAGCGGCTGAATCTACCGGAAGCAGAACCCGAGGCGTTGGTGAGTGAGGTGATTTTCCCCGTCCCCGAGGGACGCCGCATGATCGGCAGCGGCGTGGCGGTGCTCAAGCCGCCCTATGGGCTGCCTGAGCGCGTGATGGCCATCGCCAAATGGTTTGAGCGGGCGTGA
- a CDS encoding glycosyltransferase codes for MAKQTQPPIIAFAPHAWDDRWLSRQQLLTRMGARGWPVLYSYGPLSLWDRGGHLWNSAPWLGRFKQQDNVWLDQPGRWPPRWPKHPAWDRWAQRRHMARMASLFPDQRDDLTLMLFHPRFWPYVERLKPRRVLYHVYDVYSAMDQWNSELEQWQRQLVQRADLITTSSPAMAAHLPGDGPQRARVLNNGADPAPFIAAQGCACPADLAAIPSPRIGYLGTVNSKLDLEMVLHVARTEPTWQWVFIGPVMLDGQSERDRAARGLWEQCRALPNVHVLGAKARDAAPAYVQHMDVNAICYRVSGDDWVAHGYPVKLHEYLAVGKPVVAGPQTVIVEEFSHVAATPSTPEAWRQALGEALEAGGVGTPELRRATALQNTWDQRVDQLEGWLVEASQK; via the coding sequence ATGGCAAAGCAGACTCAACCACCCATTATCGCCTTTGCGCCCCACGCCTGGGACGACCGCTGGCTGTCGCGCCAGCAGTTGCTCACCCGCATGGGCGCGCGCGGCTGGCCCGTGCTCTACAGTTACGGTCCCCTCAGCCTGTGGGATCGCGGCGGACATCTGTGGAACAGCGCCCCCTGGCTAGGCCGCTTTAAGCAACAGGACAACGTCTGGCTCGATCAACCGGGCCGCTGGCCGCCGCGCTGGCCCAAACATCCCGCCTGGGACCGCTGGGCGCAGCGTCGCCACATGGCGCGCATGGCGTCGCTGTTTCCCGACCAGCGCGATGACTTGACCCTGATGCTGTTCCACCCCCGCTTCTGGCCCTATGTGGAGCGGCTCAAACCGCGCCGGGTGCTGTATCACGTCTACGACGTCTATTCGGCCATGGATCAATGGAACTCCGAACTGGAGCAGTGGCAGCGCCAACTGGTCCAACGAGCGGATTTGATCACCACCTCGTCACCGGCCATGGCGGCGCATCTGCCGGGGGATGGTCCGCAGCGAGCCCGGGTGCTGAACAATGGCGCGGACCCGGCGCCGTTCATCGCCGCGCAGGGGTGTGCGTGTCCGGCGGATTTGGCGGCGATTCCGAGCCCGCGCATTGGCTATTTGGGCACGGTGAACAGCAAGCTGGATCTGGAGATGGTTCTACATGTGGCGCGTACTGAGCCGACATGGCAGTGGGTGTTTATCGGCCCGGTGATGCTGGATGGACAATCCGAGCGCGACCGGGCGGCGCGGGGGTTGTGGGAGCAGTGTCGGGCGCTGCCTAACGTGCATGTGCTGGGGGCCAAGGCGCGGGATGCGGCGCCGGCGTATGTGCAGCATATGGATGTAAACGCCATCTGCTACCGGGTGAGCGGGGATGATTGGGTGGCGCATGGCTACCCGGTGAAATTGCATGAGTATTTGGCGGTGGGCAAACCGGTGGTGGCGGGGCCGCAGACGGTGATTGTAGAGGAGTTCAGCCATGTGGCGGCGACGCCAAGCACGCCGGAAGCGTGGCGGCAGGCGTTGGGCGAGGCGTTGGAGGCGGGCGGCGTGGGCACGCCGGAACTCAGAAGGGCGACGGCGTTGCAGAACACATGGGATCAGCGGGTGGACCAGTTGGAGGGGTGGTTGGTGGAAGCCAGCCAGAAGTAA
- a CDS encoding polysaccharide deacetylase family protein: MSNFDPLSWYPDMQPVPADASAAPRLAIVVDTEESFDWNAPFTRAATDVSHLAHADRLQALCDPYGIAPCYVVDGPVAAQPAGYEPLRALLQTGRAQIGAHLHPWVTPPFDEEVNARNAYPGNLPLALERAKLMHLTDAITQNFGQRPTVYKAGRYGFGPHTAHLLGELGYRVDLSPSPGFDQSADGGPDYARFPSAPFTFSGGEGRRLLCLPTSGGYAGWLGGWGPALQHACESPLGQMLKLTPLLDRSRAMARMRLSPEGYDLGEMQRMTRHLLGCGERVVTVSLHSPSLATGNTPYVRDEEELAAFLGRLGEYIRWFIEDVGGKPAPQMAELAQEHVGEPAAK, from the coding sequence ATGTCGAATTTTGATCCGCTCAGTTGGTACCCCGATATGCAGCCCGTCCCTGCCGACGCCTCCGCTGCGCCGCGTCTGGCCATTGTGGTGGACACCGAAGAGTCCTTCGACTGGAACGCCCCCTTCACCCGCGCCGCCACCGATGTCTCCCATCTGGCCCACGCCGACCGACTGCAAGCCCTGTGTGACCCTTACGGCATCGCTCCCTGCTACGTGGTGGATGGTCCCGTCGCTGCGCAGCCCGCTGGATACGAACCCCTGCGCGCCCTGTTGCAAACGGGGCGGGCGCAGATTGGCGCGCATCTGCATCCGTGGGTGACGCCGCCGTTTGACGAAGAGGTCAACGCCCGCAATGCCTATCCGGGCAATCTGCCGCTGGCGTTGGAGCGCGCCAAACTGATGCATCTGACCGACGCCATCACGCAGAATTTCGGCCAGCGCCCCACGGTGTACAAAGCAGGACGCTATGGCTTCGGTCCCCATACGGCGCATTTGCTGGGAGAGCTGGGCTATCGGGTGGATTTGAGCCCGTCGCCGGGGTTTGATCAGAGCGCCGACGGCGGCCCGGACTATGCGCGTTTTCCCTCGGCGCCGTTTACTTTCTCCGGTGGCGAAGGGCGGCGTCTGTTGTGTCTGCCCACCAGTGGCGGCTATGCGGGTTGGCTGGGCGGATGGGGGCCAGCATTGCAGCATGCGTGCGAATCGCCGTTGGGTCAGATGCTCAAACTGACGCCACTGCTGGATCGCAGTCGGGCCATGGCGCGCATGCGGCTGTCGCCGGAGGGGTATGATCTGGGCGAGATGCAGCGTATGACGCGGCATCTGCTGGGATGTGGGGAGCGGGTGGTGACGGTGAGTTTGCATTCGCCGAGTTTGGCGACGGGCAACACGCCGTATGTGCGGGACGAGGAGGAGCTGGCGGCGTTCCTGGGCCGATTGGGCGAATACATCCGCTGGTTTATTGAGGATGTGGGGGGCAAGCCTGCGCCGCAGATGGCGGAGCTGGCGCAGGAGCATGTAGGCGAGCCTGCCGCGAAATAA
- the glmU gene encoding bifunctional UDP-N-acetylglucosamine diphosphorylase/glucosamine-1-phosphate N-acetyltransferase GlmU, whose product MADCAVLILAAGKGTRMKSELPKVLHPLAEKPLLAHVLDAARGLNPSRIVVVVGHGGDQVRAAMAADDVSFVTQEPQLGTGHAVQCGLTALGEVSGELLILNGDVPLIRTETLTGLLDLHRRGGHPVTVLSCMQNPPTGYGRMVRGELGNLERIVEEKDADTETRAINEINSGTYCVDAARLPGWLSQLSTDNAQGEYYLTDIVPMANSEHREGSGSGLAGAFCHHDGMELSGINNRVQLAQLGAAFRNRLTERLMMDGVSFIDPGSCWIAADAKIGRDTQIAPGVIIGPNVTIAEGCVIGPYCEIRNADLGPGTVLHAYCHVDGAVAKGPGSIGPFARLRPGTVLEANIKVGDFVELKKTHLGEGSKVPHLAYVGDAEIGKNCNIGCGTITCNYDGVNKHKTTLGDGVFIGSDTQLVAPVTLGDGAYVGAGSTITKDVPGDALATSRVGQRVTEGWAAKRRATLKKNK is encoded by the coding sequence ATGGCCGATTGCGCCGTTTTGATTCTGGCCGCAGGCAAGGGCACGCGCATGAAATCCGAGCTGCCCAAAGTGCTGCACCCCCTGGCGGAAAAACCCCTCCTGGCCCATGTGCTGGACGCCGCGCGCGGACTCAACCCCAGCCGCATCGTGGTGGTGGTGGGCCACGGTGGCGATCAGGTGCGCGCCGCCATGGCCGCTGATGACGTCAGCTTCGTCACCCAGGAACCGCAACTGGGCACCGGCCACGCCGTACAGTGCGGCCTGACGGCGCTGGGCGAAGTCTCGGGCGAATTGCTCATTCTCAATGGCGACGTGCCGCTGATCCGCACCGAAACCCTCACTGGACTGCTGGACCTGCATCGCCGCGGCGGCCATCCGGTCACCGTACTCTCCTGCATGCAGAATCCCCCCACTGGCTATGGCCGCATGGTGCGCGGCGAGCTGGGCAATCTGGAGCGCATCGTCGAGGAGAAGGACGCCGACACCGAGACCCGCGCCATCAATGAGATCAACTCCGGCACCTACTGTGTGGACGCCGCGCGTCTGCCCGGCTGGCTGTCGCAGCTCTCCACCGACAACGCCCAGGGCGAATACTATCTCACCGACATCGTGCCCATGGCCAACAGCGAGCATCGCGAAGGCTCCGGCAGCGGTCTGGCGGGGGCGTTCTGCCACCACGACGGCATGGAGCTCTCCGGCATCAACAATCGCGTGCAGTTGGCGCAGTTGGGCGCGGCGTTCCGCAATCGCCTCACCGAGCGCCTGATGATGGATGGCGTCAGCTTCATCGATCCAGGCTCCTGCTGGATCGCCGCCGACGCCAAAATTGGCCGCGATACGCAGATCGCCCCTGGGGTGATCATCGGTCCCAATGTGACCATCGCCGAAGGCTGCGTCATCGGCCCCTACTGCGAGATACGCAACGCCGATCTCGGTCCCGGCACGGTGCTGCACGCCTATTGCCATGTGGATGGCGCAGTGGCCAAGGGGCCCGGCAGCATCGGCCCGTTTGCGCGCTTGCGCCCCGGCACGGTGCTGGAGGCCAACATCAAGGTGGGCGATTTCGTCGAGCTGAAGAAGACCCACCTGGGCGAAGGCAGCAAAGTGCCGCATCTGGCCTATGTGGGCGATGCGGAGATTGGCAAGAACTGCAATATCGGTTGCGGCACCATCACTTGCAACTATGATGGGGTGAACAAGCACAAGACCACTTTGGGCGATGGCGTGTTCATCGGCTCCGACACGCAGTTGGTGGCCCCGGTGACGTTGGGCGACGGCGCCTATGTGGGCGCGGGCAGCACCATCACCAAGGACGTGCCGGGCGATGCGCTGGCCACCAGTCGCGTGGGACAGCGGGTGACTGAAGGGTGGGCGGCCAAACGCCGGGCGACATTGAAGAAGAATAAATAA
- a CDS encoding glycosyltransferase family 2 protein: MERKLRITIIIPAYNEAEMIGNTVAALVDLKPEYKEKGLDLRIFVVDDGSADDTRQLAENAGADRVLRHRVNQGLGAAVRTGLTAAHNDGADITVKFDADLQHDPNDILPLIQPIRDDEADVVYGNRFERIEYAMPLVRKVGNRVFTGLMRWLTKWPLKDSQPGIFAVHRVFTGMFYMPGDYNYTQQILVDAYRKGMRFAHVPVAFRKRVTGKSFISFKYPFKVLPQIFMVLVAVRPLKVFAPIGFAFLLPGALIGIWEFFDWAWGSGAKPIQHVNLVLGLTLFGMQTIFFGILAHLIVDKGGRR, from the coding sequence ATGGAGCGAAAATTGCGCATCACCATCATCATCCCCGCCTACAACGAAGCCGAGATGATTGGCAACACCGTTGCGGCGCTGGTGGATCTGAAGCCCGAATACAAAGAGAAAGGGCTGGATCTGCGCATCTTCGTGGTGGATGACGGCTCCGCCGACGACACCCGCCAACTGGCGGAGAACGCAGGCGCCGACCGGGTGCTGCGCCACCGGGTCAATCAAGGCTTGGGCGCGGCGGTGCGCACCGGCCTGACCGCCGCCCACAACGACGGCGCCGACATCACGGTCAAGTTCGATGCCGACCTGCAGCACGACCCCAACGACATTCTGCCGCTGATTCAGCCCATCCGCGACGATGAGGCCGATGTGGTGTATGGCAATCGCTTTGAGCGCATTGAGTACGCCATGCCGCTGGTGCGTAAAGTGGGCAACCGGGTCTTCACCGGCCTGATGCGCTGGCTCACCAAATGGCCCCTCAAGGATAGCCAACCAGGCATCTTCGCCGTGCATCGGGTCTTCACCGGCATGTTCTACATGCCCGGCGACTACAACTACACCCAGCAGATTCTGGTGGACGCCTACCGCAAGGGGATGCGCTTCGCCCATGTGCCGGTGGCGTTCCGCAAGCGGGTCACGGGCAAGTCCTTCATCAGCTTCAAATACCCCTTCAAAGTGCTGCCGCAGATCTTCATGGTGCTGGTGGCGGTGCGACCGCTCAAAGTGTTCGCCCCCATCGGTTTCGCCTTTCTGCTGCCGGGCGCCCTCATCGGCATTTGGGAGTTCTTCGACTGGGCTTGGGGCTCCGGCGCCAAACCCATTCAGCACGTCAATCTGGTGCTGGGGCTCACCCTGTTCGGCATGCAGACCATCTTCTTCGGCATCCTGGCGCATCTGATTGTGGATAAGGGCGGACGACGGTAG
- a CDS encoding glycosyltransferase family 4 protein translates to MFQKIAYVIGLELNNNRRAHAVQIMKNAQAWANAAQSFEFVVNVFPATWRAGLDPEQLAQFYGLQRPFPMRAFPFYHWEYERHGWLMPVFYHVASWYCRLRGFDLIFSRNYNFPRYAIARGIPTIMEGHNVPAREPERSNFLRATQDPRMLGVVTISQPLADGMIAAGVPAHKMIVEPDGVDLERFANPLDRRAAREKLGLNPARPLAVYCGHLYEKRGVEEIFEAAKRLPHVDFLLVGGMDSDLAKRRREIEHLKLENVLFSGFVENGRIPDYLWAADVLLMPYSREGATAEWMSPMKMFEYMAAGRVILSSDLPALRTVLRHGENAWLVAPDSGPALAEGMAALLDDSALAQRLAAKALEEIPQYAWQARVARILAFAKEQARQHL, encoded by the coding sequence ATGTTTCAGAAAATCGCTTACGTCATCGGTCTGGAGCTGAACAACAATCGCCGCGCCCATGCGGTGCAGATCATGAAAAACGCCCAGGCCTGGGCCAATGCCGCGCAGTCGTTCGAATTCGTCGTCAACGTCTTCCCTGCCACCTGGCGCGCCGGACTGGACCCCGAGCAACTGGCGCAGTTCTACGGCCTGCAACGCCCCTTCCCCATGCGCGCGTTCCCCTTCTACCACTGGGAGTATGAACGCCATGGCTGGCTGATGCCGGTGTTCTACCACGTCGCCTCCTGGTACTGCCGTTTGCGCGGTTTTGATCTCATCTTCTCACGCAATTACAACTTCCCCCGCTACGCCATCGCTCGGGGCATCCCCACCATCATGGAGGGACACAACGTCCCCGCCCGCGAGCCGGAACGCAGCAACTTCCTGCGCGCCACCCAGGATCCGCGCATGCTGGGGGTGGTGACCATCTCCCAGCCCCTGGCTGACGGCATGATCGCCGCTGGAGTGCCCGCGCATAAGATGATCGTGGAGCCCGACGGGGTGGATCTGGAGCGCTTCGCCAATCCGTTGGACAGACGCGCGGCGCGGGAGAAGCTGGGGCTGAATCCCGCGCGTCCGCTGGCGGTCTATTGCGGCCATCTATATGAAAAACGCGGAGTCGAAGAGATTTTTGAGGCGGCCAAGCGGCTACCCCATGTGGACTTCCTGCTGGTGGGGGGGATGGACAGCGACCTGGCCAAGCGTCGGCGCGAGATTGAGCATCTGAAGTTGGAGAACGTGCTGTTCAGCGGCTTTGTGGAGAATGGGCGCATTCCCGACTACCTGTGGGCGGCGGATGTGCTGCTGATGCCCTACAGCCGCGAGGGGGCGACGGCGGAGTGGATGTCGCCGATGAAGATGTTTGAGTATATGGCCGCTGGCCGGGTGATTCTCTCCTCTGACCTGCCTGCGCTGCGCACGGTGTTGCGGCATGGGGAGAATGCGTGGCTGGTGGCGCCCGATAGCGGCCCGGCGTTGGCGGAGGGGATGGCGGCGCTGCTGGATGATTCGGCGTTGGCGCAGCGGCTGGCGGCCAAGGCGCTGGAGGAGATTCCGCAGTATGCGTGGCAGGCCCGGGTGGCGCGCATCCTGGCGTTTGCAAAGGAGCAGGCCAGGCAGCATCTATGA
- a CDS encoding IS110 family transposase, with translation MSNHIENGQVRVLGIDLGKSVFQLHGVDASGKSVLKQRLKRDKLLEFMAQLPPCLVGMEASSGAHHWARKFQGYGHDVRLMAPQYVKPYVKRHKNDSVDAEAICEAVQRPNMRFVGIKSVAQQEILALHRVRSLAVKNRTALVNQIRGLLAEYGIVFPKSIKQARRAIVLILSDESSEMSANFRVILEDERDELAHLDERIGKYEREIEALAKAEPQCRLLMTIPGVGPITATALLASVGDVRAFKNGRELSAWIGLVPNQHSTGGKAWLTGISKRGNGYLRTLLIHGARAALRVCENKPDRRSQWAVSVSERRGANRAVVALANRMARSAWAMLVKQEAYGASAAV, from the coding sequence ATGAGCAATCATATCGAAAACGGACAGGTACGGGTACTGGGTATTGATCTGGGCAAGAGCGTGTTTCAGTTGCATGGCGTCGATGCGAGCGGCAAGAGCGTTCTGAAACAGCGCTTGAAACGAGATAAGTTACTGGAGTTCATGGCGCAACTGCCGCCGTGCCTGGTGGGGATGGAAGCCAGTAGCGGCGCCCACCATTGGGCGCGGAAATTTCAGGGATATGGGCATGATGTGCGTTTGATGGCGCCGCAATATGTGAAGCCCTACGTGAAGCGGCACAAGAACGACAGCGTGGATGCAGAGGCGATTTGCGAAGCGGTACAGCGGCCGAATATGCGTTTTGTGGGGATCAAAAGCGTTGCCCAGCAAGAAATTCTAGCGTTGCATCGGGTGCGCAGTCTGGCGGTGAAGAACCGCACGGCGTTGGTGAACCAGATTCGCGGACTGCTTGCCGAGTATGGGATTGTCTTTCCCAAGAGCATCAAGCAGGCGCGGCGGGCGATTGTGCTGATTTTGAGTGATGAGAGCTCGGAAATGAGCGCCAATTTTCGCGTAATTCTGGAGGATGAGCGCGATGAGCTGGCGCATTTGGATGAGCGCATCGGCAAATATGAGCGTGAGATTGAGGCGCTGGCCAAGGCGGAGCCGCAGTGTCGATTGCTGATGACGATCCCGGGAGTGGGACCGATCACGGCGACGGCGCTGTTGGCGTCGGTGGGGGATGTGCGGGCGTTTAAGAATGGCCGGGAGCTGTCGGCATGGATAGGGTTGGTTCCGAATCAGCACTCCACAGGGGGCAAGGCGTGGCTGACGGGGATCAGCAAGCGGGGAAACGGTTATCTTCGCACCCTGTTGATTCATGGGGCGCGGGCGGCGTTGCGCGTGTGTGAAAACAAGCCGGATCGCCGCAGCCAGTGGGCAGTGTCGGTGTCGGAACGTCGCGGCGCAAATAGAGCAGTGGTGGCGCTGGCCAACCGCATGGCGCGCAGCGCGTGGGCGATGCTGGTGAAGCAGGAGGCCTATGGGGCCAGCGCCGCTGTGTAG